One Sphingobacteruim zhuxiongii DNA window includes the following coding sequences:
- a CDS encoding NADH-quinone oxidoreductase subunit J family protein, translating to MTIFYFVAFLSIFFALMTIFTKNPVHSVLYLVITFATFTVHYILLNAQFLAAVNFIVYMGAIMVLFLFVLMLLNLNKETEPMKSNLVKIMGIVAGMCLIVTFLGAFRLLESNNEMVQGHENIGLVKNLGKVLFSDFLLPFEISSILLLTAMVGAVLLAKKETRVKQHG from the coding sequence ATGACGATATTCTATTTTGTAGCATTCTTATCTATATTCTTTGCGTTGATGACTATCTTCACGAAGAACCCAGTACACAGTGTATTGTATTTGGTGATAACCTTTGCAACTTTTACCGTTCATTATATCTTATTGAATGCGCAGTTTTTGGCGGCAGTCAATTTTATTGTCTATATGGGCGCCATTATGGTGTTATTCCTTTTTGTACTGATGCTGTTAAATCTTAATAAAGAAACAGAGCCGATGAAGTCTAATCTCGTAAAGATTATGGGCATTGTTGCGGGGATGTGTTTAATAGTAACTTTCTTAGGAGCTTTCAGACTATTAGAAAGCAACAACGAAATGGTTCAGGGACATGAGAATATAGGATTGGTAAAAAATCTAGGGAAAGTGTTATTTAGCGATTTCCTACTTCCTTTTGAAATATCATCAATTCTGTTATTAACAGCGATGGTAGGTGCCGTATTATTAGCGAAAAAAGAAACACGAGTTAAACAGCATGGATAG
- the nuoH gene encoding NADH-quinone oxidoreductase subunit NuoH: METAFILEKLILVVIVFVVTLVIAMYSTLAERKIAGFMQDRYGPDRAGIAGILQPLCDGGKFFFKEEIIPAGAHKSLFVLGPTLAIITACISSAVIPWGQNLTIGDNTISLQVADVNIGILYIFGVIALGVYGIMLGGWASNNKFSLMGAIRAASQSISYEIAMGLSIIALLMVTQTLSIGEIVAQQSGFVNWNIWAQPLGFLIFMVCAFAECNRVPFDLPECETELVGGYHTEYSSMKLGLYMFSEYINMFVSSSLMAALYFGGYNFPFMYDLGLSENWITIIGVIVFFLKIFGFIFFFMWIRWTLPRFRYDQLMNLGWKMLIPLAIANIVLTGVITIVVDEYFK; encoded by the coding sequence TGGAAACAGCGTTTATATTAGAGAAATTGATATTAGTGGTTATTGTTTTTGTAGTAACCTTAGTTATTGCCATGTACTCGACCTTAGCAGAGCGTAAGATTGCAGGTTTTATGCAGGACAGATATGGTCCGGACAGAGCGGGTATTGCTGGTATATTACAGCCTCTTTGTGATGGTGGTAAATTCTTCTTTAAGGAAGAGATTATCCCCGCAGGAGCACATAAGTCATTATTCGTTTTAGGCCCAACCTTAGCAATTATAACGGCCTGTATTAGTTCGGCTGTAATCCCATGGGGGCAGAATCTTACTATTGGAGACAATACCATTAGTCTACAAGTTGCGGACGTCAACATCGGAATCTTATACATATTTGGTGTAATTGCATTAGGTGTTTATGGCATTATGTTGGGGGGATGGGCATCCAACAATAAATTTTCGTTAATGGGTGCAATTCGTGCAGCTTCTCAAAGTATCTCCTACGAGATCGCCATGGGACTGTCCATCATTGCGCTATTAATGGTTACTCAAACCTTATCAATAGGAGAGATCGTAGCGCAGCAGTCTGGTTTTGTAAACTGGAATATTTGGGCTCAGCCTTTAGGTTTCTTAATATTTATGGTTTGTGCATTCGCAGAGTGTAACCGTGTTCCTTTTGATCTTCCTGAATGTGAAACTGAACTTGTTGGTGGATACCATACTGAGTATTCTTCCATGAAGTTAGGCTTATATATGTTCTCTGAATATATTAATATGTTCGTGTCATCGTCTTTAATGGCAGCCTTGTATTTTGGCGGATACAACTTTCCGTTTATGTACGATCTTGGGCTATCTGAAAACTGGATTACGATTATTGGTGTAATTGTCTTTTTCCTTAAGATATTCGGATTTATCTTCTTCTTTATGTGGATTAGATGGACCTTGCCAAGGTTCAGATACGACCAATTAATGAATTTGGGATGGAAAATGTTAATACCTCTAGCGATTGCGAACATCGTATTGACTGGGGTAATAACTATTGTTGTTGATGAATATTTTAAATAA
- a CDS encoding NuoI/complex I 23 kDa subunit family protein, with product MQSLSNRKKVLEQKPMSFWERIYLPAIAKGLSITIKHFFKKIPTIKYPEEIRPYSKNFRGQHSLKRDELGRERCTACGLCALSCPAEAITMTAGERKKGEELLFREEKYAVVYEINMLRCIFCGLCEEACPKEAIYLDGKHVTADYLRKDFIYGKDKLLEPKFDITKLNQQQITN from the coding sequence ATGCAATCGTTATCCAATAGAAAGAAAGTATTAGAACAGAAGCCTATGAGCTTCTGGGAAAGAATATATTTGCCGGCGATCGCGAAAGGCTTATCGATTACGATAAAGCACTTTTTCAAAAAGATTCCGACTATCAAATATCCGGAGGAGATTCGTCCTTATTCCAAGAATTTCCGTGGACAACACTCCTTAAAACGTGATGAACTAGGAAGAGAGAGATGTACAGCATGTGGGTTATGTGCTTTATCCTGCCCTGCAGAAGCGATTACGATGACTGCTGGCGAACGTAAGAAAGGAGAGGAGCTACTATTCCGTGAAGAAAAATATGCTGTCGTATACGAGATCAATATGCTACGTTGCATTTTCTGTGGCCTATGTGAGGAAGCATGTCCAAAAGAAGCTATTTATCTAGATGGTAAGCACGTAACGGCAGATTACCTACGTAAAGACTTTATTTATGGAAAAGATAAGTTGTTGGAACCAAAGTTCGATATCACGAAATTAAATCAACAACAAATTACTAACTAA